Proteins encoded together in one Desulfosporosinus meridiei DSM 13257 window:
- a CDS encoding YmaF family protein encodes MYYNSDILHVHKYCFPTTFDHGHSHRIIGVSSLGIRRGNTHVHCYRGITTVDNGHVHYYKGETGPAIHLPSGGHIHCYKGITTIEDRHRHAYEGTDYPSCP; translated from the coding sequence GTGTATTATAATTCAGATATATTACATGTTCATAAATATTGCTTTCCCACAACGTTTGATCATGGTCACTCCCATAGAATAATTGGTGTTTCCAGTCTAGGAATTAGACGAGGGAATACACACGTTCATTGCTATCGTGGGATAACCACCGTAGACAATGGTCATGTGCATTATTATAAAGGTGAAACTGGGCCAGCCATACACCTTCCGAGTGGTGGACATATCCACTGCTATAAAGGAATTACAACAATTGAAGATAGGCATAGACATGCTTATGAAGGGACAGACTACCCTTCCTGTCCCTAA
- a CDS encoding LysM peptidoglycan-binding domain-containing protein — MMTDHKFDNSMIVSASREEVPCPGSCQGMRYTVQAGDTLYFIARRFNVTVQQIRDANPQIVNPNLIFLGQVICIPTILQPDSQLKVLTLRFLTETGQQLPIVDGAVQLTDRVIVRATFNRPVSRAFFFLEPTGTDTCEFARLIGIDCPSAVTGVAEILWQVPPGTLGRVYVVACINNICTKSDEVLVILNV; from the coding sequence ATGATGACGGATCATAAATTTGACAATAGTATGATAGTTTCTGCTAGCCGTGAGGAAGTCCCGTGTCCGGGCAGTTGTCAAGGTATGCGATACACTGTTCAAGCAGGAGATACTCTCTATTTTATCGCTCGTCGATTCAATGTAACAGTCCAGCAGATTCGAGATGCAAATCCACAAATAGTTAATCCAAATCTTATCTTTCTTGGACAGGTAATTTGTATTCCGACTATACTTCAGCCGGATAGTCAATTGAAAGTCCTAACTCTGCGATTCTTGACAGAAACAGGCCAACAGCTTCCCATAGTGGATGGAGCGGTTCAGCTTACAGATAGGGTTATAGTCCGGGCAACGTTTAATCGACCTGTTTCACGTGCCTTCTTCTTTCTAGAACCTACTGGTACAGATACTTGTGAATTCGCACGTCTAATAGGTATTGACTGCCCAAGTGCAGTTACAGGTGTAGCAGAGATTCTTTGGCAGGTGCCGCCAGGAACTCTAGGGCGCGTTTATGTAGTTGCTTGTATCAACAATATTTGTACAAAATCAGATGAAGTGTTAGTTATTCTTAATGTTTAA
- a CDS encoding DUF2935 domain-containing protein codes for MIGNNFVRSSLEVNLFFLRIMREHLIFIEADLSHRDIHLSHKITALRNEATNLLRTTIALANGIGLQAVGSGEFITDYTINAEQATEFFTGIVIDRDVSTSVLTIGSIESSTYSSALVDQVAVLNNNAIVVTQAISNFKVSLLKDVLSCRAFSHSYPLLLDHINREAQFYLKTLQKLQNKVPFNLVREAVEQEAFWNRIMGEHAKFVRGLLDPTEELLFDKAHRFGKEFDRLTAEAISLSEDINKLPEATKNSIRATTSIRNFKRSGVEGILGCKIKIVALPLLADHILREANHYLRMLKAFNQVR; via the coding sequence ATGATTGGCAACAATTTTGTGCGTTCTTCGCTTGAAGTTAACCTGTTTTTCCTTAGAATTATGAGAGAACATCTGATCTTTATTGAAGCAGATTTGTCGCATAGGGATATTCATCTAAGTCATAAAATAACTGCCCTTAGAAATGAAGCCACTAACCTGCTTAGGACTACGATAGCCTTAGCAAACGGCATTGGTCTTCAAGCCGTTGGTTCAGGTGAATTTATCACAGATTATACAATAAATGCTGAACAGGCAACCGAGTTTTTCACGGGTATTGTGATAGATAGGGATGTAAGTACATCCGTGCTTACAATCGGCAGTATTGAAAGTTCCACCTATTCCTCGGCCTTAGTAGATCAGGTCGCTGTATTAAACAACAATGCAATTGTGGTAACCCAAGCTATATCTAATTTCAAAGTAAGTCTCTTAAAAGATGTACTGAGTTGTCGTGCTTTTTCTCACAGTTACCCTCTGCTACTGGATCATATAAACAGAGAAGCTCAGTTCTATCTAAAAACCCTTCAGAAACTTCAAAATAAAGTGCCTTTCAACTTAGTACGTGAAGCAGTAGAGCAAGAAGCATTCTGGAATCGCATCATGGGCGAACATGCTAAATTTGTTCGTGGTCTGTTAGATCCAACGGAGGAGTTGTTATTTGACAAAGCCCATCGGTTTGGCAAGGAATTTGATCGACTAACTGCTGAGGCAATATCTCTTAGTGAAGACATTAATAAATTACCTGAAGCAACTAAGAATAGCATAAGAGCCACCACCTCTATCAGGAACTTCAAACGTTCTGGGGTAGAAGGGATTTTAGGCTGTAAGATAAAAATTGTTGCACTTCCACTACTCGCCGACCATATCCTAAGGGAAGCTAACCATTATCTTCGGATGCTTAAAGCGTTTAATCAAGTAAGATAA
- a CDS encoding aspartate ammonia-lyase, whose amino-acid sequence MRSERDKIGEILLEDEKLYGIQTARAMDNFKLQHKKTSLQLIYALVTIKKAAAMTYQKLGVGKDGVYAEISQVCDMILQGKLDDAFVTEALQGGAGTSTNMNVNEVIANLTLLKLGFKKGSYHIVHPLDDVNRGQSTNDVYPTALRIAAIQMLRKLSEACAQLQQALQTKENEFDSILKLGRTELMDAVPITLGQEFGSYAQAVARDRWRLYKVEERLRQVNIGGTAVGIGNNAERKYRFRVIEVLRELTGIGLATAEYPMDITQNNDVFVEVSGLLKALAVNLMKISNDLRLMNSGPKGGISEITLMPLQMGSTIMPGKVNPVIPEMVMQVSMRVMANDVAISTAAAHGEFELNAFLPLIADSLLESMGLLLNAAELFRTKCIEQIKPNPERCRELLELSYAFTAAYTPFLGYDKVREIIEKSCGDPQKAKEMLDE is encoded by the coding sequence GGTATCCAAACCGCCCGAGCAATGGATAATTTTAAACTTCAGCATAAAAAAACAAGTTTACAGTTGATTTATGCTCTTGTCACCATCAAGAAAGCTGCTGCCATGACCTACCAGAAGCTTGGTGTGGGCAAGGATGGAGTTTATGCTGAGATTTCTCAAGTTTGCGATATGATTCTGCAGGGAAAACTGGATGATGCCTTCGTAACCGAAGCCCTCCAGGGTGGGGCCGGAACCTCAACGAATATGAATGTTAATGAAGTGATTGCTAATCTTACACTTTTGAAGCTGGGATTCAAAAAAGGAAGTTACCATATTGTTCATCCCTTAGACGATGTGAACCGCGGACAGTCTACAAACGATGTCTACCCAACGGCTCTGCGCATTGCCGCCATTCAGATGTTGAGAAAGCTAAGCGAAGCCTGTGCCCAACTTCAGCAAGCACTGCAAACAAAGGAGAATGAATTCGACAGCATTTTGAAGCTTGGCAGAACGGAGCTGATGGATGCTGTGCCTATTACCTTGGGACAGGAATTCGGTTCCTATGCCCAGGCTGTTGCCAGGGATCGCTGGCGACTGTATAAAGTTGAAGAAAGGTTGCGGCAAGTAAACATCGGTGGAACAGCGGTTGGTATCGGAAACAATGCTGAAAGAAAGTATCGATTCAGAGTCATTGAAGTACTCAGAGAATTAACCGGGATAGGTCTGGCCACTGCCGAGTATCCTATGGATATCACTCAGAACAATGATGTATTCGTTGAAGTGTCGGGGTTACTGAAAGCCCTGGCTGTGAATCTGATGAAAATATCCAATGATTTGCGTCTTATGAATTCAGGCCCTAAGGGAGGAATCTCGGAAATAACCTTGATGCCGCTGCAAATGGGTAGTACCATCATGCCCGGTAAAGTTAATCCCGTTATTCCTGAAATGGTGATGCAAGTTTCCATGAGAGTGATGGCTAACGACGTAGCCATCTCAACCGCCGCCGCCCACGGAGAGTTTGAACTTAACGCTTTTTTGCCTCTGATTGCCGATTCTCTGCTGGAAAGCATGGGCCTTTTACTGAATGCTGCTGAGCTGTTTCGAACTAAGTGTATTGAGCAAATTAAACCAAATCCAGAGAGATGCAGGGAGTTGCTTGAATTATCCTACGCTTTTACAGCCGCCTATACACCCTTTTTAGGTTATGATAAAGTCCGTGAAATAATCGAAAAATCCTGCGGCGATCCACAAAAGGCCAAAGAAATGCTGGATGAGTGA